The Mytilus galloprovincialis chromosome 3, xbMytGall1.hap1.1, whole genome shotgun sequence genomic interval GTTACAAGTAGAATTAACTCTTTACCCGGACCACACCGATGGCCTGTTTTAGGCAACATACCTGCACTGGCTGGTTCTCAAAGTCTTTACAAAAGATTACTGGAGTTAAGAAAAGACTATGGTGACATTATTCAATTACGAATGGGACCTTCCATGAATCTTGTGGTAGTTTTTAGTCAAGATTTGATTAAAGAGTTGCTTGTAGATAATGCAGACAAAACAGAATTCAGACCTAATTGGCTGTATGTTCCAGacacaatgtttaacaaaacagGTACTacaattatattatttcattttcaaatttacatTGAAGACCAGTTAATATAGCAACATTCGAACAGCAGCTGAATACAGAACGTCTTAGAATATATATAACGCCCAACTGGGAAAGCATTTCTAAATATGTTTCCGCGCCCAGTTAATACGATATACAGATATTTCAGAGATGGTCTTTTCTTTTAGGCTTCATGAATGGGTGATGTTAATAAAAGAcattactatagtattaatgaatgggtatttttataatggccctgttatatgtccaaggtctgtaataatggtcgaggaagtctgtaatggcccgaggcaacgccgagggccattacagacaaccgaggccattattactgaccaaggacatataacagggccattataaaaacacccatttcttaatacatttattaaccaactgaaaaaagtgtatgtgttgctgcaaacttgatgtactctcttactcttttaatgacagtttagtttgaaaaaaaaataatgtgcacTTCACCATGATCAagctttaaggtggtatgggagtctaaaataaaaatgatagaatttgttcatactttgccaaaacgttgtatctattgatacatgttgaaaaatataataaaaatgataggtcaccgcgcattttctcaagctacaggacgggacaaaatgacacattttgtatggattatacaggaaaaaacaccattttgtgattagaaactgaacaaaatgatagaattgttaaatacttcaggaaaagatagctttcagacactgctttgagaatatcaaaagaaaagatagggtcaccgtacgttttttccggctaaaatacaaaataggaaaattccatacagaatccttcagaaaatgcacttttttagagttacctccccttaaaatgccaattttaaaaaaaaaaaataaaaacaaccaaaaataattaacatttgcaaaaatatcaatatttagaagttatattcttataaatgggtacttttaaatgaaaatgtacattaaacatctgcattcctgaatcaaattttgctaacttgatggaaaatctggacctttgattctctgttttttacaatccaagatggaggaagacacccataccaccttaaatataccgaatatccaagatattaagttgaaagaagttatgtgttgaaaaacaggatgaacagtgatccctttatatgccTCTTTAAATGtttgttgctggttactaaattaaataaaatacaaaaagatattatactctttacagtttaattttattaactttattaaaaaccctaactgggcttaatacagacaagctgggcattaatacagggccattacagaaaaacagggccattacagaaataacagggccattacagaaaaacagggccattacagaaaaaaacagggccattacagaaaaacaggaccattacagaaaatatgttatttttaataaccagtcatttttggcaataatgtacttagttggttaataattaCAGATAACCAACCGTCCTGAAGATTCCTTGCACAGGGTAAGGGTAATGACAAGTCATCCAATCAGTATCACTTCGCCGCTGTCTATTACACAATAGTATGTTCTAGACGGGCAACATGATCAGTTCTCTGGTGCATTGTTTCTTCGACAGTTTTCTTCTTGGTAAAGtagaaatgtatataaaaatgcatgatttttagataaatacaacttaaaaaattaaatactagGAAATGTAGAAACCAATAACAAGGCATATAGTAACAACTAAGTCAATATATAGTAATACTGAATCATGTATGTTGTAGGAATAATTTGGAGCAATGGAAAACACTGGACTCACCTCCGTAAATTCGCTATTCACGCATTAAAAGACTTAGGGGCAGAGAAATCCAATCTTGAGCAGAACATTCAAGTGGAAACAAACTACTTAATATCTGCTATGTGTAAAGAAAATAATGTACAGATGGATAAACTTCTTCCTAAAgcagtttcaaatatcatttCAAATATAGTTTTTGGTTCCAGGTATGTATTTGATTTTTGGGAAACTTAGTGGTCAAAACGATAAATTATGTTTTAAGTATGTCGTTTTCTGTGCAACATCCACACTCTTGTAATTTGTTGAGAagatttgataactatttgccaATTTTGAGTAACAAAAGCGAATATCAACTTGCAACGTAAAATTACTAACGAAGACAGAGGAAAACATTTATGCGTCGTTATTTGTTCTGACAAAGGTTTGTAAATGAACGAAATGGAATGTAAGCACTTTTCATTAGGAcacatatcatatttttttacatataaaaaccATGAAATACTGCATTATAAGAGCTCTTTGTGACTAAACAATTGATATTTACTCGTTTGTCTTCGTAGGTTTGAATACAACGACCCTGACTTTGAAATGATCCTTAATGTACTGGATTATATCTTTAAACATGCTGGCCTCCATCTTCCGGAAAATTTCATGCCAATTTTAGCAAATATAATGCCGAATTCTGAGGTAAGATTATGCTTCGTTTAAATACTTCATATGAAGCTATGTAACTAACTATATTTAAGATTACCAAACAGAAACATGATTATAACTGCTTATAAGGCCAATGTTATCTgaaagtagttatcaaaggtaccaggattataatttagtacgccagacgcgcgtttcgtatacataagactcatccgtgacgctcatATCACTGAAATaattattaagccaaacaagttaaaagttttgtaaacaggaaatttgtataaaataaccacattattgatattcatgtcaacaccgaagtgttgactactgggctagtgataccctcggggacgaaacgtgcaccagcagtggtatcgacccatgcagtggtgtaaatagttatcaaaggtaccaggattataatttagcacgccagacgcgtgtttcgtctacataaggctcatcagtgaggttcatatcaaaatatttcttaagccaaacaattaaaaagttgaagagcattgaggatccacaattccaaaaagttgtgccaaatacggctaaggtaatctatgcctgggataagaaaatccttagcttttcgaaaaaaaaaccaggaaatttgcataaaatgacaacattattgatattcatatcaacaccgaagtgttgacatgaatatcgaaAGAGTTGGTACCAAGTttatagagaaagaataaaaaaagaatcCTTAATTAACAATTAGAAATTAACAATAAGTGTAAACTACTGATTTATGAGACACATTTTTTTGGAATGACATTCTGTTTGCAATAATATAATTTTTGTTGCCGTCTCAGGCTAGAAGTTGTTTCGAAGAGAAGGAAAAGATAGACGACTATGTGAAATTGCAGATAGAAAAACACAAAGAGAACTATAATCCATCTGAAACAAGGGATTTTATAGACATTTACCTCCATCATCTGAACAATGCAAATGAAAGCAATATACCAGGTAAACGATTTTACTAATAATTCACACCAGAACGCACGGATAAAGTTTTGAGGAAAAAGAGGTAGATGATACAAAAGATATAATTACTGtatgttttaaagaaaaagaaaaaaaaaaccactataaACATATAgatcaaataatttgaatattttaacaaCTCATTAGAAACCAATCCATGTAAACTAGAAAGTACAAACTGTACCACGTTGTTTGAATTTATGTGTATGTTAAAGTTGTAACTAGGTAAAGGAAATCCCAGGATGCAGTTCTTTGAATACCCATCCTCCTTTAACAGCTATCAATATGTCGCAAATTATATTATGTATCTATATAAAATATCAGAATTTCGTTCACAAATATCCGAATATGGCAATGACCATAAAAgaagtaaaacaatattttttgtttttgattattattcttttgtttctctaggttctttttatgccccacctacgatagtagaggggcattatgttttctggtctgtgcgtccgttcgtctgttcgttcgtccgttcgtccgttcgtccgtctgtcccgcttcaggttaaagtttttggtcaaggtagtttttgatgaagttgaagtccaatcaacttgaaacttagtacacatgttccttatgatatgatctttctaattttaaagccaaattaaacttttgaccccaatttcatggttcactgaacatagaaaatgaaagtgcgagtttcaggttaaagtttttggtcaaggtagtttttgatgaagttgaagcccaatcaacttgaaacttagtacacatgttccctatgatattatctttctacttttaatgcctaattatattttttacccaatttcacggtccattgaacatggaaaatgatagtgcgagtggggcatccgtgtactttggacacattcttgttttaagtaTGTATGAAAGCTATATATACGTGAAGATAACTGGTTTATTTGATTTCAGATAAAAGTTTATTCCATATGATATTTGACCTATTTGCTGCTGGATCAGAGACAACATCAACAACATTATTGTGGATTATTTTGTATCTTATAAAATACCCAAGTGTTCAAGATCTTTGTAGGACAGAAATAACCACGGTAGGGTATATAATAATTTTCAGATATACTATTGAAATTGTCCTAAAATTTGGTTATATGACATTCACCAAAAAAGCTGATTGTCACTATCAAATACTATATCTAGGTATACTTGGACGATGCAGTTACCAACATTAGGAGATTGTTTAAGACGAGCCATTAGATTAGTTTTAAATAATCGCCTTAAATAGGCATGTTTTGTGTCTGACAACTAAACTGCATTTTATACCTCTGTTGATCTTTCCCTTCAAATTTCCATTGTTACATAAGAGACTAAAATATTCTATTGTATCAAGAAAGTGTGTCGGTGAATTGTATCTAAatataacatttacaaaaaataatctgCCATGTACAGTATCCTGTttgaatttaatttcttttttgctctaaaaaaaaaaacatttgtaaccACACTAAGTTTGAGAATAGAAAGAAACAATACAAGTAGtcagtttaaattaaaaaaaaaactgctttaTATGTTTTCCCTCCATTTACGCATATTGTATTTGTTATTACGTATGATCAAAATAAATAACCAGAAACAAATTATCACAACTTAATTAGTTCTATCCTGTTTTATTTTAAGACAAAGCAAAAAAATACtgataattgtttttgtttgtaggTTGCAGGTCTAAGACAAGTGTCTTATGCAGATAAAGATAAAATGCCCTACACACTAGCAGTTATAGACGAGGTGCAAAGAATAGCTAGCATAGGTAAATAATATACTATATACATGAAACAaagatacattaacttttaacAAACTTGTACTATTGACAAAAAAATCCGATTTGGagaatgttttttaaatattcagtatcaaccataatacatgatggttttgatgtatagattctgtgtactgatgttgtttatcatctaaacaacgtgttatattgttctttcatttgtctttgttctattattaatattacttttactgttggattgtttgatgtgatatccatttgacgtggctcggtacttaaacatcccgtcaatgtgtttgtattatctttcattttttgctggtgtgttttgtatatgcgactttttgtgtttctttggttcttataacgtgactatGTACTTTAAaaatcccgtcagtatgatattgttctattatatgtcattatgatacatttctattatgaattagaaaacaTGTTGACCcacaaacgacaaaattattcaatcgcgtagtggaacgaactatttgtggattttatttaaattctatacaacttttggactattttaaatctcggtctatttctgaaaatAATTCTTACTTTTGATGTTTTAACCATGTATGCTGAGATTGCCcgcttgaaattttaaaattgtttgtatatacattgaacgacacaTATacgtgacgtataaaattttctgacatcagacacgcgaatcaatgaatgtgtttgtagatagatctgtttgtgttctgttaaattgttccttttaaaattgttacacgatgatgactgctgtacccatattttgactattttatttgttatgtctgtttagttcacgcatcattgtaaatataacggaatttgatgagactgtcatcaaagtgagaggtttagcgctttaaaaccaggtttaatccaccattttctacatttgaaaatgcctgtacctagtcagaaatatgacagttcttgaccattcgtttttgatgtgttttgtcatttgattttgccatgtgatggaacgattggattttcctctgagttcagtatttttgtgattttactttaaactccaaaatgaaagaagaaaaaacaagtCGATTTCAAATTCCTccaattgacaacatatttgccGACAACAATTATCTTTACAATGACTATAGCGGGACGGTATAATCGGAATTTTGAGTATGATAGGAAAAGACCGTACTAAAAATTTTGCTTGAAGTACGGTATTTtagttatttcactttttatcaAGTAAAATGATATTGACATTGCATGAGCGTGGCGTTTTTCTCATAAAAagactttgttttattttaaactgGGACTAGCAAGAAATATTAAAACTATGCATTGTCCAATAGTAGAgtgttattaaaaaataaatttacaataaacGAACAGGATctgtatttatcaaattaaaggtAACGAGTTAAATTGTTACTGAAATAAAATTTGACTTAAGAGTCGATTGaggattatttttttgtatgttcacAGGCCCAATTGGTTTACCAAGAGCTTGCATGGAAGACGTGAGCATATCTGGTAAAATTATTCCTAAGCACTCCGTCATCATACCACATTTTATGTCAGCACATTATGATGAAAACTATTGGGAAAACCCCACAGAATTTCAACCAGAAAGGTTTCTAACAGATGATGGAAAACATATCAAACATCACAAAGCATTTCATCCATTTTCTGTTGGTATGTATTTTATGTTATGAAAGCAATTGTTATTTTATCACATAAGAGACAAAAATATACAAAGCACTTGTGAGATTAGACTGTTTTTATCTAATAGTTCTGCCTGTAAAATGCGAAGAATGTGATACTATGAAATTagcaaaatttacaaaagaataagATTACTTAATAGTAACCTTTGTTTTACATTCGTATTTTAATAGCATGCAATTATTTCTTTGTTTGAAGGATCAAGGACATGTATAGGAAAGAATGTTGCTGAAATGGAACTGTTTCTTTTCACGACAACTTTAATTCAACGTTGTAGACTGCAGCATGCCACACCATACGAACTATTAGATATGGAGGGTGTCCAGTCTGGCATCACACTCCTCCCCAAACCATACAAAGTTCGCATCAGAGACAGATCATGTTCCGTGGGAGTAGAAAGACAAATATCTATTTACTGAAGGAAATAAGTACAACGGAAGAAATGTTCTCAGTAACGACCGCTGCTTACATGACACCAACCATGAGACCAGATAAATAATACGTCTGGTTTGTCCAAATTTGCTATACGTGTGTGTGATACATAATGCGACTGCTGTTTAACTGTCATAACATCTAAACTAATGCAAAAACGATTTGATTTGAACTTTTAAACACTTATAGTGTATTATATACTCAGAGATAAAGTTATAGCTAAAACTATCATTCCATTCGTACGTCATATTTGTCTGTGACTATTAAATACCGTACAGTAAAGTCACATATGTCTGCGTGCACTCTTAAACCGTGATTGTTTGTGAGTATATGTTTTCAAAGACATCAGATGATCCTGTATCTGTGGAGTTGGATAATAGACCTGCTATTAAATTGTTTGACACGACTGTCTTCAATCCTTCCCGACAATATCTTCTACTTTTATTTCGGTTAGTTACATCGACATGGTTAGTCGGCTGAT includes:
- the LOC143067995 gene encoding cytochrome P450 2B5-like is translated as MRKIYILDYTVDVDCNPVLLATFVCILLVLLWQRVTSRINSLPGPHRWPVLGNIPALAGSQSLYKRLLELRKDYGDIIQLRMGPSMNLVVVFSQDLIKELLVDNADKTEFRPNWLYVPDTMFNKTGIIWSNGKHWTHLRKFAIHALKDLGAEKSNLEQNIQVETNYLISAMCKENNVQMDKLLPKAVSNIISNIVFGSRFEYNDPDFEMILNVLDYIFKHAGLHLPENFMPILANIMPNSEARSCFEEKEKIDDYVKLQIEKHKENYNPSETRDFIDIYLHHLNNANESNIPDKSLFHMIFDLFAAGSETTSTTLLWIILYLIKYPSVQDLCRTEITTVAGLRQVSYADKDKMPYTLAVIDEVQRIASIGPIGLPRACMEDVSISGKIIPKHSVIIPHFMSAHYDENYWENPTEFQPERFLTDDGKHIKHHKAFHPFSVGSRTCIGKNVAEMELFLFTTTLIQRCRLQHATPYELLDMEGVQSGITLLPKPYKVRIRDRSCSVGVERQISIY